DNA from Eucalyptus grandis isolate ANBG69807.140 chromosome 5, ASM1654582v1, whole genome shotgun sequence:
CGACTCGAAGGCGCCCACGTTGCTGGCGGCCGTCGTCGCCGTCTCCGCCACTGTAGTTTCTTCCCTCCTCATGTCCTGAGTGGTAATTTCGCGtcgatttttttgtttccctcttttttctttttttcctttttctttttttggggcaCTTCTCGATTTCCGCATCATCCACCCGTTGTAACTTGTTCCTTCCCTCGCCGAGAGATtcgattttatttatttaatttcgcggatttcttttaattagcatttattaaacttttaatttcccGATTTGAGTTTTGCTCAATGAGCGAGCGAGCGCCGACGTTCCTCCTCAGTTCCTGTGATGGCGATAGCGATAGCGATCGGGTGTTACGCGGCGTACCATTACGATCGTGTGGAGCTTTGTCGGTGGAGGCCAAAGGCACGGGCCCCGCTGGAATTGACAGCAAGGCCACGTGGGGGACGCATGGACGGTGGGGTCCGTTGGACGGTGGCGTTGGAAGTGGGGTGGGGTGGGTGGTGGGGTGGGGCTACCATTTCCAACCGATTTtcgtatattttctttttggccccTTCCCATCCGGTCTCTTTCTTCGGGAAAATTCGAGATTGTCCCCCCGGCCTCGTGAAAGCTTCGCAATTTTGCCACGTCGAAATGTCTATTTCACTGAAGCATGGCGTTGATATGGGGTATAATTCGACTATGACCGGAACGAAATTTCCCCAAATCCGATTCGATAAAATTGgaatggaaagataaaaatcaCCTTCACGGTGGACGGTGGAGCTGcgtatttttttcctctctttttgagAAGGTAAATGCAATTTGGGGCGGGGGGGGGGATGAAATGACCCTTTTGGAGGACGAACAAAAATTGGCCCTCGTGATGTTAGGGCTAAATGGAAGGCGTCCACGTGTCCTTTCGCGGATGCGAGTGGGTCCCCCTGTAATTTAAGTGTGCGGGGCGGAGGGGGTCTGGGTGAGCTGTGCTGTGAGTGGTCCTGCTGCGATCGATCAATTCGGTGCTTGTGCTGGGGTGGGTCGAGTGCCCTCCCAACCTCAGGCAGAGCATGGACCGAGGTCGAACAACAGACGATGGACCATGGACCATTTGGGTGGAGGATTGCAATGCGAGCCCCGTGCCCACCAATTTCGTGACAAAAGAGAGGATCGGAATTGATCGGAACCATCTAACTCTTTAGTTGTCAAATCTCTTTGTCATTGTCATCACAACCAGTGCTGTAAGGTAAATAATTGAATagacaaaaaaaggaattttcattatcgacacgTGCTCGTGCCTAATCAATGCGAGTAAAGTCTTGTATCGGGCAATTGAGAGAAAGAGTTTTAGAATCAGTTTTGTAGGAAATGAataattcgaatttttatttattaagataatagtttattttgtgaaaataaatgaataaataaaaaaatatttaggcataTGCATTGGGTCTTTTTTATGGGCTTTACGTTCTCCATGGGCTTGTGTTACTTTTCTCTATGTTTAATGGGCCTATAATGGAAATATGAGCATCATGTGGATCCGTTCCACTTAGCTTTCTCTATTTGAAAATTTGCATGAATTACTCCCCATGTGGATTCCAGAAAGTACATGAAATCCTCTATCGTGTAAAGTGCTTCCTTGCACGTCTTGGCCTGTTTTAATCGTCGATGTATAACGTCATTTACATACACCAATAGTTGAGAGTAGATCGAGACACGAACGAGAGGACAATGCAAGGCAGAAGATTTGCCTCGCttcaaaatatctttaaaagGGGACATATTTTGCTCAAATTATTCCACCGTACTTTTGTGTTGttaaaatcttttcaaattttgtggGGGTGTCAAGGGGTTGAGTTGGGCTAAGTTTTCATACGATCTAACTCGACCCAAAGCCCTACACGAGGCGCGATTGACTCAATCTGCCCCAAAGTTGAATATCATATGACCCAAGAGAATGGGTCGAGCCAGCACCGATCAGCTAGGCTCAAATAGAAGGTTTCATCCTTGTTGAGAGGGAGATCAAGCTGTGTTGTGGGGGTGTCAAAAAGCCAGCATCAACCTGACCCGACCTGATGCAATTGGCCCGAGCTGACCCAACTCTAGCTGTACCAATAGCTAAAAATCCCTACCCGAATAAGACCAAGGTCTGATCCTAAAATACTTTAAATTTTAGGGCCAGGTCCGCGTGGGCTTTTTCGACATCCCCATCCATGGTGAGCAATAAGCGGTCAAGTGCACGAGAATTATCACAAgctaaaaagaacaagaaaaacatcaaatacataaaaaaaaaaaaaaatacaatgatGATGAGATGGCATACGTGCCTTGAAATCATACTTAATATGATTTGAGTACTCGCGACCAAGTTTCGATAAGCCCTGTAAATCATGTCAATAACTTGTACATATCTAGTTGTGGGGTAGTAGGCGAATATGGAGACCTTCGACAGGGACCGGCGATGGGGTATAGATAAACTTCTCGTTCGGTATGACCTTCATTAGCTTGAATTTGGTCACCAGATTGTGCATGAAAACAAGTATTTCGAGCCTCGCGTACTCTTTCCCAGGGCACATGTGAGGTCCTCCTCCGAAGGGAACGTAAATGAAAGGTGCAGGCCCGTTTCCTTCGAATCTTGAGGGATCGAATTTCTCCGGATCAGGAAAATACTTGGGGTTCTTGTTTGTGGAGTGCACCGTCCAAAATGTCTATGACACAAGTTAGCATCACAATGCATGCGTCACTAGACTGATCATTTATGCATTCGCAACCCAACTCATTATTTAGAGAGCGATCAACATAGATTCGAGAATTACCTTCCATCCCTTTGGAATTGTGTAGCCAGCGAAACTGAAATCCGTCATTGCTACTCTATATGCCCCTTGTGCAGGGGGTAACAATCTCATCGACTCGCAGGCCACGTTCCACGAATACTTCATCTTTGAACATCGTCCCAGTTCAGAAATTCATCCGGACCCTTGGATCTGGCGATCTCCAGTTGTTCTATTGATATGAGAAAAAGTGTGTTGTTGAGAATATACTGAATTTACAGGCATCAAGATCCAGCCTTCACAGGTAGACCGGGAGTGTTAACGAAGTCGAATTTGAAGTTTATTACCTTGATGAACCCGCTCATAGACGTGGGGGAACTGAGCCAAATAGTTCACTATGGCCGTGATCGAAGTGCTCGTGGTGTCGTGACTCGCGTTGAGCAATCCCATGATCTTGGTGGAAGTATCCATCTCGTACAAAGCCGTCCCGTCGTCACCTCCTTCGAGAAGCAATCGGGATAAGAAGTCCCTCGCGTTCGCGTCTTTGCCCTCCGAGATCTCCATCTTCCTTCGCCTAACTAGGTCCAGGAGCTCTTGCCTTAAAACTTTTCCTCCTTCCACTGCTCTGTTGAACGGCGTGCCCGGGATATTTATCGGCACCGTGACGAACCCGGGAGCAACTCGAGCGAACGGATCGGCGAACTTCCGCACAATCTCGGGATCTCTGATGTTCATGAACAAGCGACACGCCAAGGCCAAGGTGTAGCTCTTCAATAGAGGAAAGACCCTCACCTCCTTATGTGGAGACCAATCCGTCGCCAAGTGGTCCCTAGTCACGGAGTCCATGACGGGTATGTAATGCCGAAGGGCTTCGGGCTTCAGGAACTCCAACATGAAGCTGCGCCGCTTCTTGGCATCCTCGTTTTTGAGCTTCCCTAGGGCTTCCGGGAACGTGAAGATCTTCTTCATGGAGTCGGGCCACCAGGGGCTGACGTACTTGTTCTCGCTGGAGAACAGGAACTTGTTCCCGGAGGCACCGCAGAACACGGCCATGTCCGCGCCATACAAGTTGGTCCGGAAGACATCCGACGAGTGCCAGGCGGCGCGGTCCTTCACGAATTTCTCGGGACGGCCGCTCCTTCCGGCGGTCATGTATTCCAGGGTCTCGCCGATGACGGGCCACCCTTTTGTGCCGGGCAGCAGGTGAGGAGTGAAGCGCCTCTTCCGAAACGCCAAGAGGAGCAGCGGAAGAGCGAGGCAGAGGATGCATGTGGTGTAGAAATCCATCTTTGCCGTTTCCTCATTAGGCGTATCCTGATAATATGGCGAGAGAAAGATAGGCTAACGGCTGAGAGTGGAGAGCGACGTCATCAGGATTTGTATAGGGCAAAGTAGGCGTGTTTTGGCGACTTATATTATTGAGCTCCATGCACGCACACAAATAgtgaaatcttttgaaaaatctcttcaaatAAAAATGCCACGGCTGTCTAAGTATAAAAacccattttaatttttctcttagAAGGCAAAAATTGACAAtataagactttatgggatcattactaattatttttaaaggTTAATTAATCAGACGAACGTATGATATTTAATCATTCTAACATTTCTC
Protein-coding regions in this window:
- the LOC104446272 gene encoding beta-amyrin 6-beta-monooxygenase; translated protein: MKYSWNVACESMRLLPPAQGAYRVAMTDFSFAGYTIPKGWKTFWTVHSTNKNPKYFPDPEKFDPSRFEGNGPAPFIYVPFGGGPHMCPGKEYARLEILVFMHNLVTKFKLMKVIPNEKFIYTPSPVPVEGLHIRLLPHN
- the LOC120293659 gene encoding beta-amyrin 28-monooxygenase-like, with product MTAGRSGRPEKFVKDRAAWHSSDVFRTNLYGADMAVFCGASGNKFLFSSENKYVSPWWPDSMKKIFTFPEALGKLKNEDAKKRRSFMLEFLKPEALRHYIPVMDSVTRDHLATDWSPHKEVRVFPLLKSYTLALACRLFMNIRDPEIVRKFADPFARVAPGFVTVPINIPGTPFNRAVEGGKVLRQELLDLVRRRKMEISEGKDANARDFLSRLLLEGGDDGTALYEMDTSTKIMGLLNASHDTTSTSITAIVNYLAQFPHVYERVHQGNKLQIRLR